The stretch of DNA AAATTGCATAGACCTAATTAAATACACACAAAACTAATTGTCTGGCTAAGTAATTGCATGCAATTGTGGGCGATGCAGAGATTGAACGAGAGAAAACCAGGACGCAATTTTGGCATTAATGATTGTGTGATGACTTGAACACTCAGTTTCATATTAAACTAacataaggctagtcatagtgtggagtaacttatactagtgtcatacatatgacactagtgtaaatTACTATCTTCATTGTGCAAAATAACATAACATTagtgtcatagatggcttcatttattggCTCAGATTCATTTTGCCTCGGAAAACGCTATGTTAtagtaacatactccctccgtccgggtttattaggcccgtAAGCCAACTAGCCGCGTATGCTTTTCTAAGCCCCCCTCGATCCCACTTCACCGGATATGCGTTCGATTGGTTAAACTTTCTCGTAATTAGTTGCATGCGAAGAAGCGCAGAAACCGGCTGCATGCAATAACTGCTGCTAGCGCTAAACGTGGCACGTGATTGGCTACTCCTCTGATGGGGCCTTAGAAAAGCATACACGGCTAGTTGGCTTacgggcctaataaacccggacagagggagtacataggaAGGGGAAACGTGCAACCGGCTACACGCCATAACTACTTTAAAATCTGATTGGTTGTTGTCCCGCTCAGAAATCAAACGTCATTAGTTTTAATGCTTTGCCTTGGTCTCTGAGTTTTGGCTTACgggcccaataaacccggacggagggagtattatgttaccacaagcacctctttcctcattaaatatttgccacataagcaaatttgtattGGGATGTATTAAGTTACTATCTAAGTtacccccactatgactagcctaattaACTACATGAGTAATTAACTACTCCATCCGTACCGTTGTACCAGTCGTGCACACATGGATCAAGGTGGAGGGAAAAACGAGAGAACTTGATGTTTATTTTTAATTAATACCATTGTATGCAATGAGCTGACCACTACATGTCATGCTATGTAGTTTCAAGTCATTATAAGCATACATGCCCCACGTCCTTTGTTTGTGATAAGAAACAAGGAATAAGgtggaagttaatgcaccgcgctcaaacattttggaattatttggttttcgtaatgtgcctAATGCACCAGTATGGATGGAGTATCTCAGTATTTGATTGCATGCAGTCATGGACTAGGAAAGGATTGGACGAGATGAGTATCTGACTATTTGTTTGTGAAATATTTTTAGGCATTGATGTTTGCATGTGGATTGGATGAGATAAATTCACAGTTTGTTTTCCTTAAACTCTCAACTTGCTACATTTCACATGCCACAAGTTGGAACTTGTATAAGGTTGGCCATAATGAGAGTAATTTAGCTAGTAACATAACACACCTCAAAACAAGTTTGCTTATGCGGCAAATAGTTAATAAAAATAGAGAGGTGTTTTTTTCTTTGCGAATGAAAGAGCAAGATGTTTATCTCTACTCGTATAGGGGGACTTGGTAGCTTTCGTTCCACGGTTTTATTCTGTCTGGTTTATTTTTGTCTCAccttccatcaccatctcctcgccTTGGTTTTTTCACCCTCCCAATAAAAATTTCCTGGCCTTTTCAAACTTTTCTGAACAAGCACGTTACAAACGGGCATGAACCGATAGTTTTAATCATCTGTTAGAAAGGGTCATTGCCAGGctgaataattggagagaaaaaatcTGTCAATGGGAGGAAAGGAAATCTTATTGAAAGTAGTCATACAAGCAATCTGTGTTTTTGCCATGTATGTGTTTAATATTCCAAAGAAACTTTGCAAGGAAATGACTAATGCAATGGCTGAGTTTTGGTGGGGATATTCTGAGAATACAAAACGTATGCACTggatggcatggtggaggatgtgcATCCCTAATAGAGATGGATGTATGGACTTTTGTGATTTACATTCTTTCAACTTAGCAATGCTTGTTAGAGATATGATAGGCAAATCAACACGAGGAAGAACGAAAACAAGCAGGAGACACGAGATCTAACGTGGAAAACCCCTCCAACACGAAGGGGGAGAAACCATGGGGGCCAGCCAGCCAAACTTCACTATATGGGGGAGGTTACAAACTCTGGGGATTTATAACCGATTCAACTTATCCCATGCGGCGGTTTACAAGAGATATATATAACACAGGTGACCTCGGTCAAATATTGATCCGTACCAGCGACGGGCCTCGCTCCGCTCGCTCGTTAGAAGTTAGTTTTTCTCTTTATACTTGAATTTGGAGCATAACATAACAATGCTTGCAAAACAGTCCTGGAGATTTGTTTCTACTCTTGATTCCCTTTATGCACAAGTTTTGAAAGCGAAGTATTTCCCAAATTGCTTGTAGCTAAAAACGGGTTCAAAAAATGGGTCTAGTTTCACTTGGCAAAAGTATTGTGGCCGGTCTAAATATGTTCAAGAGAGGGCACATATGGCGTGTTGGAATAGGGGAATTGATTAATATTTGGGAAAATCATTGGGTGTCGCGCAGCCCCTCTCGTATGATACAAACCAAGGGGGAATACATTGTTGCAATCTGTGAATGAGCTAGTGGTGGTGGTAAACGAAATCGCCGGCCGCCGACAGCTGGAGCGCCTCCTTACGGCCAGGCCAACAGACATCTTCCTCGCGCTACGACTCCTCGATAGTGCGCTCCAAGGTCTCTTGCAATGTCGCATGGTACGCGGCATCAACCTCCGTGTTCTCCTGCCTCACCACCCATGTCGAAGGTGGAGGGCAGGTGTCGATCTGGACGATGCCGCGGTGGCGCACGTCATGCTCGGTGGCGAACCACACATCCTAGTTCGGGGAGTCTGGCGCATACGCCGGGTCGTGGCGCTACTCTGTCGTGAGGAGAGCACACCGCTTGCGGATCTCCTCCACACGCGCCTGCTCGAACTGTGTCATGGCCGGCAGCGGAATGCGGTGGGGGTCGAGGTGCCAGGCAGCTATGCGGGAGGTTGGTATCCGACCACGGCAGCGGGACGCGGTACTCCAGTGGCACTACACACGGTGCATGGGGGTGTACAGTCAGTCGCGTGGTCGGCTAGCCCTCCCCATGGCAACAAAGTGAAGCTAGCCGGCCCACGTGATGAGCCCGCCTTGTCGTCGTGCTTGGCCTTGCCCTTTCCCTTGTTGAAGAACCCCATGGCAACTAGGGTTTGTGTCAGACGGTGAGAGAGCATGCGCGGCAAGATGTGCACCGGAGTTGGGAAGAGAAGTGGATGAAACCGCCCCCGCACGCTTGCTATTTAAAAAGATGTGTAAACTCTGGATGCTGTCATGCGGAGCCGAGGTAGGTGACGGCATCGACTATAACCGTGGGGAGGACGCACATCTGTATGGACACAATTCAAACGCAAATTTGGAAAAATCTGTCCACATAGACAACAAGCGGACGAGATTTGGCTTTGCAGCCGCGTATTTGGATCCGAATGAACACGCGCAGAGCAAATGCACTACGGAGTTGCCCTTGTAAACCACTCTCTCCACCTGTAAACTCTACTAAATGTTACGGCGCAAGCCCAGCCGAGCGGCGACTCGGCGGGCGAGCAAGCGACAAATGGCCCGTACATGGGCATGCTACCTGGGCTGATTAACACAGAGGGCAAGAAAGCCCGGCCCAGAGCAGCTGGTCTGAGAGATACCGCCAAGAGCAGCACTCTATCGCCTCTCCCTTTTCTTTACGATGCAAAAGGATTTTGTATAAGCGAGCGCTACAAATCAACTGGATGATTTGAGCCAGTTTTAAACCGCCACTGGAACCGTCCGATCACAGATTACAGGTGTCTGATTCGTTCTCCTCGAGCAGCACATCCCTCGCCTCATACTCCCGCACGCAAGACCACGTAGCTCCGGTGATGCCCATGGCAACATCAACTCACAGCTCCGACGACGCCTTGCACATCGGCTTCCAACAACCAATGGTTGCGTTGTCGTGGCATCGCGTGCTGCAACACAGCTCCGCCGTCGGCCATGGCAGCAACTCATTGCCTCTTCCTGTTGCAACGCAGCTccaccgtccgccatggcagcAGTGTCGTCGCAGCATCACGTGCTCCAACGCAGCTCCATCATCAGACATGGCAGCAGCTCCTCGCCACTCCTGCTGCAACGCAACTCCGTCATCGGCGTGGCAACAACGCCGTCATATCGTCGCATGCTGCAACCCAGCTCCGCCGCTGGCCATGGCAGCAGCCCGTCGCCTCCTGCTGCAATGCAGTGCCACCGTCGGCGTGACAGTAGTGTCATTGTAGCATCATGCTGCAACACAGCTCCACCGCCGGCCTTGGCAGCAGCTTGTCGACACTCCTGCCGTAGCTTGGCCGCCATGGCGAGATCCACGAGGAGGCATCCCTCTGGATTTGCAACACTGGTGCCCGGGATGAGAAGCAGCGTCGGCGGCCAGGATGGGAAGTAGCCCCGGTGGCTGTAAGTCTTGCTGCAACATGCAACGGTGGAGCAACAAGCAGCGGAGTGGGTCGCGAGGCCATGCACAATGCGCGGAGCAAGAAAGAAGAAGATGGGATGGAGAAAATGGGTGATGGAGCGACACTCCCCGTTGGATAAGGCTGGTCTTAATGGGGTgagtcatatactagtatcatacatatgatactagtgtataataTTATttctgtaatgcatagtatcataaattaATATCTTAGGTTTGCTTattaattgtcatgcatgacacaaagtagtacaacatgtaatatgatacggtatcataataAGATACCGCATCATCTCTTTTCTTATTTAATTGTGTTTCATATCTTCAAAAAAATTAGTTGGCATACATATACCGCTTATGATACTctcattacgaccagcctaagaAAGTCGTGGTGGACATTGGTGCCAAGGCACGTGGCAAGCGGTGAGGGCAGTTTACCTCCAGCCAGCCACTTTGCGTTCTTAACTTATACAATTAAAAACTCTTTCGCTCATGACAAGAAAAAAATCATCAACCAGGAAAACCGACCCCTTGACCCCCATCGTACGTGCAGGAAATGTATAGGTCCTCTGTTTCACGATGTTTGGAGAGTTGGAGTCCAACAAGAGCAAAACAATCGCCCGGTGCAATCAATCAAATCATTTCCACTTTATACAAGAGAGAAAGCTGCAGCAATGGAGCTACATGCTCTTACAGGGAAAACCTGGAACAGATCAGAGCCTCGTATGGACACAGAGAAGGTTTATTAGCGGACGCAGGAGGGCAGGGTGAAGCCGTGGCACATGTAGGCCAGCACAATGTATATGATCGCCAGTAGGATGAGGATCACCGCGGCTCTGCAACACAAACGAACAAGCTAACAAGAGTAAAATTTTACTGCTGAAGGTAAAATTGTTGCTCATTGGTAAGAGAAGCATCTAAGAAGAAATTCTTTGAGCACGCGCGTTCTCCCTGCCACAGATTCGGCGCCTCTAGTAACTAGATGCAAAAAAAAGTGACTAGACTGTTTAAGTAAAAACAGCGACATTGGATTGTTAATGAAAAACGttttctcaatacaatgatctactTTTTTTTACTGACATTCAAAGGCTCTAGTCAATGTTGCGCGCCGAGACTTTAAAATACCATGTGCTATTAACGGAGGGATTAGCTATCTGCAGGAATTTTAATCGTTGGGGGTCGCCTCTTTAATTAATCTCAAGAGGCACAAGTTTGGAGTCGCGCGACAATTATGCCCATTTAAttgttattactccctccgttcctaaatataacccTTTTTAGAGAATCCATTACAAACTACATATGGATCAAAATGattgaatttacactctaaaatatatctatatacatccgtatatagttcGTATTGGAATCTgtaaaaagtcttatatttagaaatgaaGGGAGTAGTATGCATTTAATTAGTTTTAGTGTGTATATATAAACTCATTGAAAATTAATAATGGAAGCGAGAACTTGAAAACTCAAGTTTATAATTGAAGCGTACGACCAAAAACTAGTAGTACAAAGGATATTTGCTTACGTGAGCTTCACATTTCTCCACCACACAGTGTTCCTGAAACGGCGAGCTTGCCGCTTGAACCGCATCGTGTTTCCTTGCATAGTTGTGGTCTTGTCGACTAACATCTCCAGACGATCGCCTCTCTCGAGCACCTTGTCGATGTTATCAATCATAATACTCCTCACCTGCAAGGGAACAACAACTCAACAAACAGCCGCTGAATTACGAGAGAAATATTTGGGGCTACTGAAGTCCAGAGTAAGAGTAAGGAATGTAACAGGGTTCACATTAATTCCATAAATTTCACATCCTTATCAACTAACCGTAAGTGAGCATGGGCTCTCTTGTTACATAAGATGAGGATCACACAATTAAATTGCGCTAAAGATTGTATTTGCTGAAAGGGAAGGATATATAAGAGAAACAACATAAGGCGATACCTGATCCATTTCACCCTTCATGCGGGTTATGCAATCGGCGTTGGGGTCGTTTGAGTAGTAGTCCATTTGCTTGCTCAAAACCCTCGAGAACTCGTCGTTCATCGTGTAAGCAAGAGCCGTGAGAGCTGCACGACCATACGTCTTGACAAACTTTCCATGGATGTCTTCAAGAAACGCGAAGGGAATCCGTCCTGCAACATAGAGGAAGGTAGAGTTATCAACAAAAAGTTCTTGCAAAGAACGATGGATTATTATTGCTATCAATGTTAACATCACGAAATGAGAATATAGTTATCATCCAGACCAAGTCGACTAGGAATTAATCTTTTTTGCACCATCCGTTGAAATTTCAATGCCAAATAGCAAGTGATACCACATCATCTTTTGGTCAAGTGATAAATGAAGTGTTTATTAGTCCCAATGCTGGACGTAGAATGCAATGTAAAATAGGTGGGAATTTGGCAATTAATAAttagcatgatcaaacaagttgcaAAACCAATGGATCAATCTCCGCATTAGGctctcgtaatggtagtatcatagcttatCACGCATGCCAACTAGACCATTTTGATGAGTTGTCATAGAATTAAGTTAAGAAAGGGAgtattgagtatcatatcatgatacttgTATCATAATAAATATTGCATTTTTTGTCCGTGTCCCCGTCGGACATGTTTTTGGTCCATGTCGCCCTTCGTAGCCGCATCAATGCCACGTCGTGGGTTTGCCCTGTTTTCCATGGCGGATGTGCAGTTTTGTCCCCGAAGGCCGTCGGGCACGTTTTCTTGCATGTGTTACTATGTGTCTTGCGTGACAGTAATAAATTCATGTGAAATACTATTAATCTatgatgatactatgcattacagaTGTAATAATATCATATACATGATACTAATCAGTACGGACAGCCTTAGCACTCCACCCACACATGTGTCCACCACATGGCTTGTCGATTTGTTGTTGTTGCAATCACATCCACAATACCCGCCCCAGATCCGGCCGCGAGACTTAATTATCGAAGAAGATGAGGTGCCTCGTCCACACGGGAATTATTCCGGCCAGCTCATCTACACTTCGCACGAATTCAATTCACCATAGGTAGGCGGCGATGCATTTTTTGAAAATTAATGGGCCGGAGGAAGAGGACGGTGATCGATGAATTCCATCAATCAATATATCCATGGCGATGATGGTTGTAATGTACTAGTAGTACGGTGACTTACGTCCTGACGCGGCGGTGGCGTCGTCGTCGGTCATGCAGAGCGCGGTGAGGCCGTCGGCGCGCATGACGTGGAAGACGTAGAGGCCCTGGGTGTAGGAGACGCGGCAGTCGGCGGCGGCGCCTCCGCCGGCGGCGTGGAGGCGCTCGAGGATCTGCCGCGCGACGGCGCCCGCGTTGGTGGTGGTGCCCCCCGCGCCGTGCTCCGCCAGCACCGCGGCGCCCCGCGCCACCACCGCGTACTGGATCTTCTTTCCCATGGCCGCCCGCGATCACCCAACGAGAACGAGGGACGGGACGATCGATCCCTCCTCCGTCCGCCCCCTTTCCGCCTCCCGAACGAGGAGGAGAAAACCGAGAagaggagagaggagaggagaggcgcCGCGGCTGTTTGACACGGGCACGATCGCCTCCGCGATACGTCGTAGGAGTACTATACTCTAAGTAGAGTAGTAGTAATGGTGGTACGCCATGATGCACATGCATGCGCGCGCGGGCGGTTTACTTTTCGGGGCCCGGCGGGCACGGGCGTGTGGATCACGCTTTTAGTTTCGGGCCTGTTCCGTGCGTTCGAGCGATTGACTAGTTggttgtctttttttctttttgagattttGGACTAGTTGGTTGTCTGAACGAATCTCTCAGTTTCCGGGCTGAGTTCCCTCCGTGCACGATACAACTACGAGCCgaggcgaaccaacctgtggttggatggttagagggactgtggtatccccagcccaccagggttcaaatcctggtgctcgcatttattcctggattttatttcaggatttccggcgatgcgcattcagtgggaggagatgttcctgtcgacgacgaggtgcctagggtgactttgtaaatttcaagatgatatttcGACGACGAGTTCCCTCCGTGCACGATACAACTACGAGCCGAGCCCGAGACGCGTATGCCATCGTAGTATTTCCTTTGCGGTTTTTGCTGACGAGGGCACATGTTCAAAAATATTGTCTAGTCCATGTATTTTTTTTGCGGGGGTAGTCTATGTTTTTTTCTCGAGAAAACTTTTTAaatttattcatcttcaatcatggcagtgcaACGAaaaccaaaaataataaaaagtacATACATATCCGTAGACCACCGAGCGACGACtagaagcactgaagcgagccgaagggcaCAGCCGTTATCACCCCTCTCTCGCCGAAGctgggcaaaacttgttgtagtagacattcGGGAAGTCATTGTGCTAAAGCCTCGTAGGACCAACGCATCAGAACAGCAGCCGCCGCCAATGAAGAGACAGATAGATCGGAAGCATCCAACCTAAAGATACACGAACATAGACGAACGCAAACTGGATCCGAGTAGATCCACTAAACAGGGCCGGGCAGGCAAAATCCTGGGGctgtgcgaaactctaaaacagggccctatctcacacacacaaaaaactAATAAACAATTCTAATGTGTATGACATAATATTTTACATAACAATTGAATATATTAAGAATCATACGTATTTAACTCCAAGTTGCATAATGTTTATTTGAACATCATCATTCTTTTTGTGTTCTTTGAAATGAAACCTTCAATGATATCAATTATTGAGTCTTTGTTGTGTCATTATAGTACACACTAGATCATTGAGGGCGCGTGTTGCTGCGCCCGTCCATTTTTCCAATAGAATGACAGAAAGCTACTAAATATATAGAAAGATGAAAGAGTTAAATTCTTATTTTTAGTGAAATACTCTAACTTCTGAAACATTTTGTGCAAATGAAATACTGATCATTTTACATGACTATTATCTTCTATACTTGTCGGGAATGACATACAGAGCTCAAAAAGGAAAAGGCACACATCCATCAGCAATATAAACTACACGAAGTAGTCGGCGTGTGCATTATGCAACTCTGAACAAAATTAGTGAAGTGATTGCTCTGTTGGGATCATGACAAGACAATTAGACTCGTAGCAGAAATCTTTATAACAAGCTATATAATGTAAATTTAAATGTGGAAAATAGTACAAACCTGAACAGAGTCGTCGTTATGTGCAAAAGAAGTCGGCGGTTCATGTGGGTGGTGGAAAAGGATGTATTCAAGTTGAGTTTGGAGTAGAGGTGCTATGCCTATACTGAGGATGTTCAGCTGGTTCTGAAGTTAGATAAAGAGGGATTTGTGTGCGTCCTTGACCAAACTGCGGTGTTAGTGATGCAGAAGAGGACAATAGAAGCGTATAGATAAACAGGCCAAGACAATGCAAATACCATTTTGTAAGCAGCCTGAAAATTTAAGCCGAACTTGGTTGTGTACATTAGAAACTAAACTATGTAAAAACTATGCAAAGATGAGTATAAATTGTTCTTGACATGGCAGCAGCTATGGAATCAATCACAGTTTTAGTTGGCTCAGTGGATATATATCAATCAGCAACACTTAAATCTGTAGCATCCTCGTTCAATCTGATGAACAAGAAAGATAGTGATGAAAGTACTGAACTAAAGATGCATCATAAGGGTATCTTATGATATAATTTGTACACGTCAATAGGTTGCAGCAATGCCCTACTCTCATGACCCGGAATAAGAAAATTATAAATGACAGGATGATCCATTTGGAAAGAGTACCAAGAAATTGTAAACACTCTTTGTTCTGAAATACTATGCAAGGGAAAGATGATTCTAGGAATAAAAGGCACATACAGTGTAAAGAACCATTCATCTAATGATCTTAAGAACCAAGGGAATGTTCATTTGAAATCATAATGTAAGAAAAAAGATATAGAGCGAACCTAAGTATCTTTATTTCACATTATAATGCAAGAGAAAAAAGAATAATGAAATAATAATATGACGTACCACTATTTTATTGCCAAGTTGTAGAAAGATTTGCCTATATGTACACAGTTATGCTTCTTACTCACACCCTAAGCACACGGTATGAAGTTATTGGACATATCATTAGAGCATATAGCCTCTTAGAATAACATTCTTCAATCTGAAACTGCGCTTACATTACATGGTATCAAAACAAATATAAAAATGCTTCATCGGCAGAACCATTCCTGTTCCTATTATCAGTGCCCAACTGCTCAcattctagattccaccagatagcACAACATAACAAATTTAAACACTGAAAATTGAAAAAAGACACACATCAATAGTACTGAAGGCCAAAATTTCAATCATGTGTACTCAGCAATCCTTGTCTCCAATTAAATGGTTTGATTTGATCATGTCATGTTTGTTGCTCCATGAATCTCCCAAGCATTCTAATTTTAGCAGCAACCAAATCCTTGGTCCAAATCCACCAAACCAAATCACATGAAAAAAAAACCCAGGTGGAATCAGGGTGCACAATCCAGACTAAGATCCAATAGTAAGCAAAAAAAAAATGACAAAGTAAACAGAAATAATTGTGCCAGCAGTAGTACAGGAGAAACAAAGCAACATACATGATGCCTAGATGCAAACTGGGCATCAGCACATAGTTGATGTGCCTACTTCTTCGCTGATGCGGCATGCAGATGGACGACTGCGTCAATGCCGATGGTGCAAGGACAAAGGTGGAGTTGAGAAGCAGCAAGGGCAGTGGTTGTGTATATGTAGAAGGGGAGGCATGAGAAAATGGACGGTGGCGCCACTGATTTTTTTCCCTTCGAGTTACCCATGTGGCTCGGTTCTTCCTCCTCCCAGTTATCCTTGTAGCCGGGTGGGTAACATTTTCTCTCAGCATCCGGGACTGCACCTCCACACAGGCATAAGCCTCGTCATGGCCACTGGCTGCAACATCCATCTGCGGGGTAGTCTTGTGACTATCGTGACCGATGGGATGGATGTCGTGTGACACAGACTGAGCGAATTCGCTGTATATTTCTAGTTGTGTGTGGTACCTCCTTTTACATTGTAAATGATACTCTCACAGTCAGAACCCAATTATGCTCAAAACTTGAAGAACGGACAATCAAATTATGTTAGTTAAGTTCTTtagaaaaaagagaagaagtgcAATAAAAAAGAGAAATTTGATCAGCTTGATAAACAAAGTTATATTGAAAAAATTATATCGCTAAAATAGCAAGTTCAACTAAGTGATAACCATGGTGCATtagaacatactccctccgtcctgaaatacttgtcggagagatggataaaactagatgtatctatagctaaaatacgtctagattcatccatttctccgacaagtattttcggacggagggggtACAAAGGAGTGGATATGCAGACTGGTAGAGAATAACTCAAGAGCTAGCATTTGATTTTGGACACATGAAATTTAGTTTCTTCTCTTCTTGGAGGAGTGATCTCAATTCACAATTTGATCGCCCTGTTTGGGCAGATAAAACCACATGAGAAACCTATGCCAAGCCAAAAGAAAAACCTTACTTTCTTAACACGGAAACAAACCAACCCTAATCATCCCTAATGTCTTATGCTTAGTGCTCCTTATGCATTTCAGATTTATAGTGTAACTGTTACCTGGCCAGGAGGCGATTCATGTAGTAGCATAGCACGGAGAACACTTGGCGGCTGTCCAGAGACATGTCCTCTTGTGCAGATCCTTCCATCATCTCCGGCCTGAGTTGTGGGGCACCGATCGAGATAACTGACCTCTTTGTGCAGTTGCTGGAGCACCATGGAGAAGAAGAGGCTGCCCAATGGTAGTCCCTGAAGCCAAGAAGAACAGGGGAGGGATCACTAGTAgataaagggcctttagtcctggttccctCCACAGGGCCGctacctggaggtccacctttagtctcggttgataacaccaatcggtactaaaggaaattttatgattctttttgaatttttttgaaatttttttattttcaaattttcaaattattttaacctctaatctctaatcatccctcatcattccaaatcatctaactttccgaacggtcacccatcctctcactactccagcctaagcacgcttaacttccgggttctattctccctcgtttccaagtctgcacttgttgttttcc from Triticum dicoccoides isolate Atlit2015 ecotype Zavitan chromosome 6A, WEW_v2.0, whole genome shotgun sequence encodes:
- the LOC119314563 gene encoding vesicle-associated membrane protein 711-like, encoding MGKKIQYAVVARGAAVLAEHGAGGTTTNAGAVARQILERLHAAGGGAAADCRVSYTQGLYVFHVMRADGLTALCMTDDDATAASGRRIPFAFLEDIHGKFVKTYGRAALTALAYTMNDEFSRVLSKQMDYYSNDPNADCITRMKGEMDQVRSIMIDNIDKVLERGDRLEMLVDKTTTMQGNTMRFKRQARRFRNTVWWRNVKLTAAVILILLAIIYIVLAYMCHGFTLPSCVR